The DNA sequence CCTTTTTTTATTGGGGAAGCCGCCCCGACAAAGTCGATGATTTGTTTAAACTGTATACCAAAATTATAGCCCTCAATGGCAATAATACCTACTACCGCAGTGTGTCAAACTATATGTATATGGTTTCGCAGCAATACCGAAAGGGAAATATTACGGGTAAAGAAGTAGTAGATACTTACGATAAGCTCACCAGTATTATCAATGCCAATATGCCCAAATACCCCCAACACTGGACTGAAGTAAAAAACTATGTAGATGATACTTTCAAAAAGATCATTAGATCGAAAAGCAAAGAAGGTAAACCCATGCTTTCTTGTGAGTTTGTTAATTTGTATTACATGCCCGATTATCACAAAAACCCCCACGATATCGAAACGATCAAAGAGATTATGCGCTTGTTGATCGAAATAAGGAAAACCAACCCGTCAGCCCCTTGCGGCCAAGACTCTACCTTTGCTATTATGAGCGAAAAATTATTTAAAGCAACTCCTACCTATGAGGGGGCATTGCTGATAATCAGTATCTATAAAAAACAAAAAAATTATGCTAAGGTAGAGGAGTTGATGGATCAATTGCCTGAGCTTGCCAAAACCAGCAAAGAAAAAGCAAGCGCGTATTATACGATTGCCAAGGCAAAAAGAAGAAAAGGAAATAAGACAAGTGCTCGAAGCTTTGCCTTGAAAGCCGCCGCCGCAGATGCCAAGTTTGCCCCAAAAGCGTATAACCTGATCGGCGATATGTATTACAACAGCGGGCAAATTTGTACCAATAAAAACCCCGTGCTGAACCGTGCAGTATACATAGCAGCTTATGAAATGTACCAAAAAGCAGGCAATGCCGCCAAAATGGCTAAAGCCAAGGTACAGTGCCCCGATATAGTAGATGCACATACTTATGGAATGCAAAAAGGACAGTTGATTTCGGTGGGTTGTTGGATTGGTGGAAAAGTAAAACTTATGCTACGCTAAACCCGTATTAAAGGCAAATGTTCAACGCAGCCTTTTTACCTTTTACTATGTATGATAATCGCCTGGCATTATTGTCGGGCTTTTTTGTGTCATAAAGTCAGCTGTTGCTGGGCATGGAGAGTATAAATGTGACATTGTGGCTGTAAAGCCTTGCAAATCAGTGGGTTTTTGTTGGTTTTGAGCACTGGTACAGCCTTTGATAAACTCCTCTTTGAAATCAACAATATTCCCCAACACTAAACTAAAGAACAAAATGGAAGATAATATGCAAACCAACGAAGTAACCATAGAAAAAGGTCTTTTGAAAAGCATAGCACAAGATGTGCGTGCACTGAACACTGTAGCTGGAGGGATTGTGGCTACTCAAATGAAAATTATACAGTCTGAAGATGGCTACACAGTAAAAATAAAGGCGCCAACCGTGCCTATTGAAGCCTACAATATTGAAATAAACCGTGACCAGTTGATGATTTACACCACATTGGAAGAAGACGAATCGAGTGAGGGCGTCATTACCCCTTTTTTCCAGGTGTTGCCTATTAGTTCAGGGGTAAATGTAGAGGCTATTGAGGCAGTGTTTGAAAACGGAGAACTGCAGATTTTGGCCCCATTTTATGAAGAACATAAGTCAAGCGAAATCAAGAGAATTAACATTCGTCAGATTTAGTGACGTGTTTGTAATAACTGCCTGTATTTAGTTTAAATTTCTTTGTCTTACCTGGCTTTTAAATTTTTTCTAAGTTCCGAACACCTATTGTGAACAAGTCATTTAGTCATATTAGTTTTTAGTTATAACGCTTTTAGTGACGAGTTTGAAAGTAGATAAAACTATTATGCAACCGTCACTTAATATTTGTACAAAATAAAAACCTCTGCCTGGCATCAGGCAGAGGTTTTTTTGTAGACATTTGTTTAAACTTTTTATTGTACCTCAAAAGATTTCTCTTCTGAAAACTTAGAGCTTTGAAAAGCCCCATTGATAGTTTGTACACTCCAGTAATACTTGCCTGGAGGCAGGTTTTTTATCCGCCAATTGTCGTGGTGATGAGCGTTGCCGTTTTCTACCACCAACCTAAAGCCACTTTGAGCGTCTGCCATAGGCGAAAGTTGGTCATTTTTGCCTGGAGCAGTGCCTATTCTTATGTTATAAGTAATGCCCTTGAGGTCTTTTATCTTTGCCCATTTCAATACTACATCTTTGCCTTTTACCTCAGCGTTCAAGTTCGACGGAGGGTGCATCTTTACCTCTTTGCCCTTGTTAAGGTTGTTTTGGTAGATCTTGGTGTGTTGGTTAAAACTCTGATCTTCACCCGTAATCAAAATATCAAGGTCGCCATCATTGTCATAGTCGCCCCAGGCTGCCGACCCAGCTGACAAACCTATAAGCTGAGCATTGATGTCTTTAAAACTACCCCCATTATTTTGGTAAATCTTAGAGCGTCGCTTGCCCTGATTGTCCATTCCTGTAATCAAAATATCGAGGTCACCATCGTTGTCATAGTCACCCCAGGCAAGCGAGCTACGTGATACCTGGATCAGGTTGGTATTGATTGCCAAAAACCTGCCCTTATTATTTTTATACAACTTGGTCAACCTTTTGCCCTGATCAGTCAATCCACACATCAACAAATCCAAATCCCCGTCATTGTCATAATCGCCCCAGGCAGCTGCCCCCCGTAAAAGTCCGGTAATGTTGGCGTTAATGTCAGTAAACTTGCCATTGTCGTTGCGATAGATGATACACTTCGCCAATTTTTGGGTAGGGTGGTACCTACCCGATACCAAAATATCTAAGTCACCATCGTTGTCATAGTCACCCCAGGCAGCTGTCCCGCGTGAGATGCCTATTAAATTTGTCTTTATTTTTACCAGCTTACCCTTGTCATTCCTGAAAATTTGGGTTTTTCTACCACCATTTTTGGTATTGCCCGCCATCAACAAGTCCAAGTCACCGTCGTTGTCATAGTCGCCCCACACTACGGTACTGGCGTATACTCCATCCAGGTTTTGAGGACTCTCTTTGAAGTAATTACTGCCTTCGTTATTGTATATTTTGGCAATTCGAGTTTCCCCGTCTTGCCCGGTCAGCACCAAGTCAAGGTCATTGTCGTTGTCCAGGTCAGTCCAGGCAAGGTTGTTCGACGCTACACTGTTTACCCCTGGCAAACTTGCCTCAATGTCTTCAAACTGTCCATTGTTGTTGTTATAAATGCGGGTAACTCGTTTTTTACCGTCCCATCCCATCATAAACACATCCAGGTCACCGTCGTTGTCCTGATCGCCCCAGGCTACTGAGCTATACTTGAGGTTAACCATTCCGGTTTTCACCTCTTTAAACTGGGCTTGAACACCCCAGGTACATATTAAAAATAAGGAAAAAAAGGTAAAAGTTCGTAAGTATTGCATGGTTGTCATATTTTGTATTGAGTTGAATATTTTACGAAGAGAGGCAAGGCATTGATGAAACAATGGACAAAAATGCTTTGCTGAAAGTTAATAATATGTTGGTATGAAGCCTAACGTAGTATATAAAAAAATGATCATCTTTCGATATCTTTTTTGAAAACTAAATTTAGGTACATTCACAAGCCAACAATTGATAAAAAGCCAGAAGTATACGTGCTTCTGGCTAAATCTAATACTTTTAACTAACAAATTTGTAATCTATTGAAAATGAGTGTACTATGTATTTGTTAGTTGCCTATATAACAGGGTGTACCCAGAATCTAGCGCCTAGTCCCTAGCACCCTGTTGGTGCTTCTAACTATCCGGGAACTTCATCTTAAATGCTACCCTACGGTTTTTCTTACGGTTAGGCTCGTTAATGTTGGGTACCAACGGACGATTATCGGCATACCCAGCCGTTTTAATGCGTTTGGGGTCAATACCATCGTATTCCATCAAGTATTTACGCACTGCCTCAGCACGTTTTTTCGATAATCTCAGGTTACCCGCTTTGGTACCAATGTTACAAGTGTGTCCCGATACCTCAATCTCTGCCTCTGGAAACTCCATCATCTTTTGGGCTACACTGTCCAGCAAAGCCTTCGACTTTTCGTCCAACTCGTCACTGCCCAGCTTAAAGCGGAAAGCGCCATCTTCGAGCCCTGGCTTGGTTTTCGGCTTTTCTTTGGGTGGGGGAGGAGTAGGCACCATGGCCATAGGAATAGCCCCTGGAGGTACAGGGTTAAACTTCATGCCTGAGTCTGGGTCGATGGGGGGGATTTCGTAGTGAGGTTTTTTAAGGGGCTTGCGCTTAAACTTAAATCCTACGGTGATTTCAAACACACTGTGTCCCTGCCAGATGGTAGACGATTGAGCCGTTGGCCAGTCAAAGTTAAACGCCACAAAATAAGAAGGTTTGTGAAACTCCAGCGATGCTATAATTGCCTTGTTGAGGTTGTACCAGGCACCCACCCCTACTTTGGCATCTTTGAAATAAGGTGCGATTTGGCCTAAGATAAAAGGACTGGCAAAAACCCAGGCACCCGCATTGATCTGGTTGTTTCCAGTTCGGTTGATCCATCTAAAGTTAGGAAACACCGAAAAGTTTCGGTTTTCCCATACCCTCATTCCCCCTGTCATCGTAAACTTTCGTCGGATGACATCTTTTACTTCGTTGAAAACGACTGGTTGGGTTCGTTGATGTTGTACAACGATATGCCCAAAAAAGCCTTGGTGTTGCCCAGCGTATCTTCGGCTTGCCACATCATACCCGCACTGGCCGAAAAATAGCTTTGCGAGGTATTGGCTGCACTTTCACCCAGTCCAGCGTTGGGGTTTACGGTTCCCCCCTGAAACTGAGCATCAGTGGTGAGGTTGTCAAAGCGAATAGAGCGCTGAAAGTAGCCCCCTTGTGCCCCAAAACTGATGTGATGCTTGCCCCAGTTTTTGGTATAATACTTATCGGTTTTTTTGCCCAAAAAGTGTGAACCAATCTCGTGGTTATAGGCAAAAGCTCCGGTAAACCCATTGGTGTGCAGGAAAGTGCCATTTTGGTCATTGACAAAGCCCAAGGCTACCCCTCCCCATCTTTTTTGGGTGTTTTTGTTGATCAGCGGGTAGACCCCGGTAGCCATAAAAAACCGGTAGTTTTCATCGGCCACATTGGGTTGATTTCGGTAGTTCAAAAAAATCTGACGATCGTTGCTTGCCGCGGCCCTTGCCGGGTTGGTAAGCAAAGGCGTATAATGGTATTGGGTCATGTTAAAGTCTTGTGCCTGCCCCAGGGTATGCAACCCCAATAACAAACCACAGATTACCCAAAAATTTTGTGTAAAATTTTTCATCTGTATTGATTAACTAAGGTGTCGTTATGTTTTTAATAAGGGCAACAAGCTTGGTCACTTATTGCCCGTTGTTGAATGTGCTATCTGAGTAGATTAATTTTTCCGGCTTTTGCCCCCTTGAAGCTTATTTCCCGTCCATCCACAAATGTTCCGATGATGCTCCAGGTATACATACCTATAGGTTGATTTACCCCACCTCTGGTACCGTCCCAACCAGTGGTCATTGCTTCATCTACCGACCTGGTTTCGTACATCAAGTGCCCCGAACGGTCAAACACCCGAAATCTGAGGGTTTGAATACCATTTCCCCGTACGATAAAACGATC is a window from the Microscilla marina ATCC 23134 genome containing:
- a CDS encoding OmpA family protein, whose product is MKFNPVPPGAIPMAMVPTPPPPKEKPKTKPGLEDGAFRFKLGSDELDEKSKALLDSVAQKMMEFPEAEIEVSGHTCNIGTKAGNLRLSKKRAEAVRKYLMEYDGIDPKRIKTAGYADNRPLVPNINEPNRKKNRRVAFKMKFPDS
- a CDS encoding FG-GAP repeat domain-containing protein, which codes for MQYLRTFTFFSLFLICTWGVQAQFKEVKTGMVNLKYSSVAWGDQDNDGDLDVFMMGWDGKKRVTRIYNNNNGQFEDIEASLPGVNSVASNNLAWTDLDNDNDLDLVLTGQDGETRIAKIYNNEGSNYFKESPQNLDGVYASTVVWGDYDNDGDLDLLMAGNTKNGGRKTQIFRNDKGKLVKIKTNLIGISRGTAAWGDYDNDGDLDILVSGRYHPTQKLAKCIIYRNDNGKFTDINANITGLLRGAAAWGDYDNDGDLDLLMCGLTDQGKRLTKLYKNNKGRFLAINTNLIQVSRSSLAWGDYDNDGDLDILITGMDNQGKRRSKIYQNNGGSFKDINAQLIGLSAGSAAWGDYDNDGDLDILITGEDQSFNQHTKIYQNNLNKGKEVKMHPPSNLNAEVKGKDVVLKWAKIKDLKGITYNIRIGTAPGKNDQLSPMADAQSGFRLVVENGNAHHHDNWRIKNLPPGKYYWSVQTINGAFQSSKFSEEKSFEVQ
- a CDS encoding Hsp20/alpha crystallin family protein — translated: MEDNMQTNEVTIEKGLLKSIAQDVRALNTVAGGIVATQMKIIQSEDGYTVKIKAPTVPIEAYNIEINRDQLMIYTTLEEDESSEGVITPFFQVLPISSGVNVEAIEAVFENGELQILAPFYEEHKSSEIKRINIRQI